From one Mytilus trossulus isolate FHL-02 chromosome 10, PNRI_Mtr1.1.1.hap1, whole genome shotgun sequence genomic stretch:
- the LOC134687735 gene encoding uncharacterized protein LOC134687735, producing the protein MFKVIKMILTIWKYILTHFIHLEKTSGYGLIYIYRVIICALLIQHGYSSQCPSPDCLSGYVSSQMPNPSTESGLCGRFCSSTFICDPCQILNNSSANEIDRLLVHVPADSNLCGTTNTYRIWLAVVNRMNSGDQTSDAKNFAVFLRKTGWNLETTCGNNVVIFLSRFDRQVYTSAGKAAFKVLNEECIDGIFKEAKEDYFSADDFEGGLKFMVQEYKKALKEGECSDKLNHWIWAAPLIAVACISVIILFYYKSSSGKVGSGGRGGGRGGRRRGGGGWGDRGGDGGGGGWGVDGGGGGGGWGGGGGDGGGGGGGGGGGGDGGGGGGGC; encoded by the exons ATGTTCaaagtaataaaaatgatattgacTATATGGAAATACATACTCACTCACTTTATTCATTTGGAGAAAACATCAGGTTATggtttgatttatatttaccgAGTGATAATATGTGCTCTTCTTATACAACATGGTTACAGTTCACAGTGTCCATCTCCAGACTGTCTTTCTGGATATGTTTCGTCGCAAATGCCAAATCCCTCGACTGAAAGTGGATTGTGTGGAAGATTCTGTAGTTCAACTTTTATTTGTGATCCTTGTCAAATTTTGAACAATTCATCAG CTAATGAAATTGATAGATTGCTTGTTCATGTTCCAGCAGATTCGAATTTATGTGGTACCACCAATACATACAGAATTTGGTTAGCTGTAGTTAACAGAATgaattctgg GGACCAAACAAGCGATGCAAAGAATTTTGCGGTATTTTTAAGGAAAACTGGATGGAATTTGGAGACTACATGTGGAAATAATGTTGTGATATTCCTTTCACGTTTTGATAGGCAG GTATATACATCAGCAGGCAAAGCTGCTTTCAAAGTTTTGAATGAAGAGTGTATAGATGGCATATTCAAGGAAGCCAAAGAAGATTATTTTTCAGCTGACGATTTTGAAGGAGGACTAAAATTCATGGTGCAGGAATACAA GAAAGCTTTGAAAGAAGGAGAATGTTCGGATAAACTTAACCATTGGATCTGGGCTGCGCCATTGATAGCAGTGGCATGTATTTCTGTCATAATACTATTCTATTATAAAAGTTCTTCGGGGAAAGTAGGCAGTGGAGGAAGAGGTGGAGGAAGAGGTGGACGGAGACGCGGGGGAGGAGGATGGGGTGACAGAGGAGGAGACGGAGGCGGGGGAGGATGGGGTGTAGACGGAGGCGGAGGCGGAGGAGGATGGGGTGGAGGGGGAGGAGACGGAGGAGGAGGAGGGGGTGGTGGAGGTGGAGGAGGAGACGGAGGCGGAGGAGGAGGGGGTTGTTAA